A part of Cannabis sativa cultivar Pink pepper isolate KNU-18-1 chromosome 6, ASM2916894v1, whole genome shotgun sequence genomic DNA contains:
- the LOC133038927 gene encoding polyadenylate-binding protein 8-like, producing the protein MAQVDQVEVPTQNGVTMTSLYVGDLDASINEADLFEIFSQMGYVVSVRVCRDLISHLSLGYGYVNFSNPQEASRALNLMNFSTVNGKPIRIMYSYRDPSIRKSGIANIFVKNLDKGIDSKALYETFSIFGNILSCKIATDDVSGQSKGYGFVQFDSKEAAQSAIEKLNGMLLNDKQVFVGPFIRKENRKLGAEQNVDKNKGMNLYVKNLDDSVTDEKLKELFFEFGTITSCKVMRKPNGVSMGFGFVALSTVEEASRALVEMNGKMVVSKPLYVALAQRKEDRRARLQAQFSQMRPPTMLPPVNPCMPMIPPQLGFGYQQQLLPGVRPNFYMPIVQPHPSFVQPQMLPRGRGFHRFPPGRNMPGRSFH; encoded by the coding sequence ATGGCTCAGGTTGATCAAGTTGAGGTTCCTACTCAAAATGGTGTGACAATGACATCTTTATATGTTGGCGATCTTGATGCCTCCATCAACGAAGCCGAtctttttgagatatttagccAAATGGGTTACGTCGTTTCAGTTCGGGTCTGCAGGGATCTGATCTCACATCTGTCCCTTGGTTATGGTtatgtgaattttagtaatcCTCAAGAAGCTTCTCGGGCATTGAATTTGATGAATTTTTCTACTGTTAATGGTAAGCCAATTAGGATAATGTATTCTTATCGGGACCCGAGTATTCGAAAGAGTGGAATTGCAAATATATTTGTTAAGAACTTGGATAAAGGAATTGACAGCAAAGCTTTATACGAAACATTTTCAATATTTGGTAACATTTTATCTTGCAAAATAGCAACTGATGATGTTTCGGGTCAATCCAAAGGATATGGTTTTGTTCAATTTGATAGTAAAGAGGCTGCTCAAAGTGCAATTGAGAAGCTCAATGGCATGCTACTTAATGACAAACAAGTTTTTGTTGGACCCTTTATTCGCAAAGAGAATAGAAAATTGGGTGCTGAGCAGAATGTTGACAAAAACAAAGGAATGAATCTATATGTTAAAAATCTAGATGATAGTGTTACTGATGAAAAATTGAAAGAATTGTTCTTTGAGTTTGGTACAATTACTTCATGCAAGGTCATGCGTAAACCTAATGGTGTTAGCATGGGATTTGGATTTGTTGCTTTATCGACTGTTGAGGAAGCATCCCGAGCTCTTGTGGAGATGAACGGTAAAATGGTCGTTAGCAAACCACTGTATGTAGCACTTGCACAACGCAAAGAGGATAGAAGAGCAAGGTTGCAGGCACAATTCTCTCAAATGCGTCCACCAACAATGCTGCCACCAGTTAACCCCTGTATGCCTATGATTCCTCCCCAACTCGGGTTTGGGTACCAACAACAGTTACTTCCTGGGGTGAGGCCAAACTTTTATATGCCCATTGTCCAACCACACCCTTCATTTGTGCAGCCACAGATGCTTCCTAGGGGGCGTGGTTTCCACCGTTTCCCACCTGGTCGTAACATGCCTGGCCGATCTTTCCATTGA